A genome region from Frankineae bacterium MT45 includes the following:
- a CDS encoding uroporphyrinogen-III synthase, with amino-acid sequence MKPSPADDLGPLAGYTVGLTAARRADEFAALLERRGATVMQAPAIRILPLADDAELRRVTRQVIADPPQIMVATTGIGFRGWIEAAYEWDLADDLLDALGRTRLLARGPKATGALRAAGLREEWSPASESSAEVLEHLRAEGIDGLRVAVQLHGATTEWEPLPDFSQGLRSLGADVTAVSVYRWTPPTDPTALDRLLESTLARTVDLLAFTSAPAVASLLGRARETGILDRLLKVLREDVVCACVGPVTAGPLEALEVPTVQPARFRLGALARLVGEELSGRSRLIEIGAHELNMRGQAVVLDGTLRPISPAGMSLLRELTLQPGQVVSQEKLLSRLPGRGADTHAVESAVARLRVALGDTSIVQTVTKRGYRLAVR; translated from the coding sequence ATGAAGCCCAGCCCAGCAGACGACCTCGGACCCCTGGCCGGATACACCGTCGGCCTCACCGCGGCGCGTCGCGCCGACGAGTTCGCGGCGCTGCTCGAGCGACGAGGGGCAACGGTCATGCAGGCGCCGGCGATCCGCATCCTGCCGCTGGCCGACGACGCTGAGCTGCGGCGGGTGACCCGGCAGGTCATCGCCGACCCGCCGCAGATCATGGTCGCCACCACCGGAATCGGATTCCGGGGCTGGATCGAGGCGGCCTACGAGTGGGATCTGGCCGACGACCTGCTGGACGCACTCGGCCGGACCCGGCTGCTGGCTCGCGGCCCCAAGGCGACTGGTGCCCTTCGTGCGGCTGGACTGCGGGAAGAGTGGTCGCCCGCCTCGGAGTCATCGGCCGAAGTACTGGAGCACCTGCGTGCGGAGGGGATCGACGGTCTGCGCGTCGCCGTGCAGCTGCACGGCGCCACCACCGAGTGGGAGCCGCTGCCTGACTTCTCCCAGGGCCTGCGGTCGCTGGGAGCCGACGTCACAGCAGTCTCGGTCTACCGCTGGACGCCCCCAACGGACCCGACGGCGCTCGACCGGCTGCTCGAATCGACACTCGCCCGGACGGTGGACCTGCTCGCCTTCACCAGCGCCCCGGCCGTGGCCAGCCTGCTGGGACGGGCTCGCGAGACCGGCATCCTCGACCGCTTGCTGAAGGTACTCCGCGAGGACGTCGTCTGCGCCTGCGTCGGCCCGGTGACCGCGGGTCCACTCGAGGCGCTGGAGGTGCCGACGGTGCAGCCCGCGCGCTTCCGTCTCGGGGCGCTGGCCCGGCTCGTCGGTGAGGAACTGTCGGGTCGGAGCCGGCTGATCGAGATCGGGGCCCATGAGCTGAACATGCGGGGACAGGCGGTGGTGCTTGACGGCACGCTGCGCCCGATCTCGCCGGCCGGCATGTCGCTGCTGCGCGAACTGACGCTGCAACCGGGGCAGGTCGTATCGCAGGAGAAGCTGCTGAGCCGCCTGCCGGGGCGGGGAGCGGACACCCACGCCGTTGAGTCGGCGGTGGCCCGGCTGCGCGTTGCGCTCGGCGACACCTCGATCGTCCAAACCGTGACCAAACGGGGATACCGGTTAGCTGTTAGGTGA
- a CDS encoding competence/damage-inducible protein cinA has protein sequence MGARAGIVVTGTEVLTGRVSDRNGPWLAEQLRIAGVDIAAVVVVGDRPEDMTWALERLGAEGLDLLITTGGLGPTADDLTAEIVAAVQGRPMQLDGDLEARIGAIVQRLSSDRGWQLEPESTAAAVRKQAMVPNGATVLAPVGTAPGLIVPPATDRSGPPILVLPGPPRELQGMWPAALADGTVRDALASRKELRQQTLRLWGTHESELAADLRELDNQLGGLEITTCLRDGELEIVTRYAPQAQAAYDVLAGEIGRRYPRTLFSADGRSIDEVVAGLLLERELTVATAESCTAGMVAARLTDLAGSSAYVQGGLVVYTNRAKVELAGVSSQLLDRVGAVSEEVAIALAAGAREQLHADVGIGITGIAGPGGGSAEKPVGLVHVCVSTAERALPRRIQVPGPRSMVRARTTVVALHMLRELLSTNPSDG, from the coding sequence ATGGGCGCACGCGCAGGAATTGTCGTCACCGGCACTGAGGTACTGACGGGTCGAGTCAGCGACCGGAACGGGCCGTGGCTGGCCGAGCAACTCCGCATCGCCGGCGTCGACATCGCCGCCGTCGTGGTGGTCGGCGACCGGCCGGAGGATATGACGTGGGCGCTGGAGCGGCTGGGCGCAGAGGGCCTCGATCTGCTGATAACTACGGGTGGTCTCGGGCCGACCGCTGACGATCTCACCGCCGAGATCGTCGCTGCCGTCCAGGGTCGGCCGATGCAGCTTGACGGCGACCTCGAGGCGCGAATTGGCGCGATCGTGCAGCGACTCTCGTCGGATCGGGGCTGGCAACTTGAGCCCGAATCGACCGCAGCCGCCGTCCGCAAGCAGGCGATGGTGCCGAACGGCGCCACCGTACTGGCACCGGTCGGAACGGCGCCCGGATTGATCGTGCCACCGGCGACTGACCGCAGCGGGCCGCCGATCCTGGTCCTGCCGGGCCCACCGCGGGAGTTGCAGGGTATGTGGCCGGCGGCATTGGCTGACGGCACGGTCCGCGACGCGCTCGCCTCCCGAAAGGAACTACGCCAGCAGACGCTCCGGCTCTGGGGAACGCACGAGTCCGAGTTGGCTGCAGATCTGCGCGAGCTCGACAACCAGTTGGGCGGGCTGGAGATCACGACCTGCCTGCGAGACGGCGAACTGGAGATCGTCACCCGATACGCGCCCCAGGCCCAGGCGGCCTACGACGTCTTGGCCGGTGAGATCGGGCGGCGCTACCCCAGGACGCTCTTCTCCGCCGACGGCCGCAGCATCGACGAGGTGGTGGCCGGGCTGCTGCTGGAGCGAGAGTTGACGGTGGCGACGGCCGAATCCTGCACCGCTGGCATGGTCGCCGCCCGCCTCACCGACCTGGCCGGCTCCTCGGCCTACGTCCAGGGTGGCCTCGTCGTCTACACCAACCGGGCCAAGGTCGAGCTGGCCGGCGTGTCCAGCCAGCTCCTCGACCGCGTCGGCGCGGTGAGCGAGGAGGTCGCCATCGCACTGGCGGCCGGGGCTCGCGAGCAACTGCACGCCGACGTCGGAATCGGGATCACCGGCATCGCCGGGCCCGGGGGCGGGTCGGCCGAGAAGCCGGTCGGCCTGGTGCACGTCTGTGTCAGCACGGCCGAGCGGGCCCTCCCCCGGCGAATTCAGGTGCCTGGTCCGCGTTCGATGGTGCGCGCGCGCACGACCGTCGTGGCGCTGCACATGCTGCGGGAGTTGCTGAGCACGAACCCGTCAGACGGGTGA
- a CDS encoding Predicted NTP pyrophosphohydrolase, NUDIX family — MSERPAATRRRSAGILLYRNAGSPDRSSDQVEVLLAHTGGPLWARRDLNAWSIPKGEYDDTEAPLDAAQREFQEELGLPVPVGELRPLGEITQKNRKIVIAWALAGELEPSTINPGTFELEWPPRSGRTQQVPEIDRVEWFTIADAAPRMFSGQEEFLQRLVTLLKSPV; from the coding sequence ATGAGTGAACGACCAGCTGCGACCCGCCGGCGCAGCGCCGGCATCCTGCTCTACCGCAACGCCGGTTCACCCGACCGTTCATCCGACCAGGTCGAAGTGCTGCTCGCCCACACCGGCGGCCCGCTCTGGGCCCGGCGCGACCTGAACGCCTGGTCGATCCCCAAGGGCGAGTACGACGACACGGAGGCGCCGCTCGATGCGGCCCAACGGGAGTTCCAGGAGGAGTTGGGCCTGCCGGTGCCAGTAGGCGAGCTGCGCCCGTTGGGGGAGATCACCCAGAAGAACCGCAAGATCGTCATCGCCTGGGCGCTGGCCGGCGAACTCGAACCATCCACCATCAATCCCGGCACCTTCGAACTGGAGTGGCCACCGCGCTCCGGTCGGACGCAGCAGGTGCCCGAGATCGACCGGGTCGAGTGGTTCACCATCGCCGACGCCGCCCCACGCATGTTCAGCGGCCAGGAGGAGTTCCTGCAGCGGCTGGTCACGCTGCTGAAATCACCCGTCTGA
- a CDS encoding putative membrane protein, whose amino-acid sequence MGLLRLIARLVVLGLIIGVVAKIVPGVEVHGGFFTLLWLAILFSVVNAVLGPLFFLFGLPLVLITFGLFLLVINAGLLAITAGLSSHLDIDGFWDALFAALLISVFSWLAEMLLPLREHPKHHGIGSSAENSATF is encoded by the coding sequence ATGGGCCTCCTTCGGTTGATTGCTCGTCTCGTGGTGCTCGGACTCATCATTGGTGTAGTCGCCAAGATCGTCCCCGGCGTCGAAGTACACGGTGGCTTCTTCACGCTGCTCTGGCTCGCCATCCTCTTCTCCGTGGTGAACGCGGTGCTCGGGCCACTCTTCTTCCTCTTCGGGTTGCCGCTGGTGCTGATCACCTTCGGCCTCTTCCTGCTCGTGATCAATGCGGGCCTGCTCGCCATCACGGCGGGACTCTCAAGCCACCTGGATATCGACGGATTCTGGGACGCACTCTTCGCCGCGCTGCTGATATCGGTCTTCAGCTGGCTGGCTGAGATGCTGCTGCCACTGCGGGAGCACCCGAAGCACCACGGAATCGGTAGCTCAGCCGAGAACAGCGCCACGTTCTAG